Proteins found in one Lagopus muta isolate bLagMut1 chromosome 18, bLagMut1 primary, whole genome shotgun sequence genomic segment:
- the CHMP6 gene encoding charged multivesicular body protein 6 translates to MGNLFGRKRRSRVTEQDKAVLQLKQQRDKLRQYQKRISLGLERERELARQLLKDGKKEKAMLLLKKKRYQEQLLDKTDNQISNLERMVQDIEFTQIEMKVIEGLKIGNECLNKMHQVMSIEEVERIIGETQDAVEYQRQIDEILAGSLTEEDEDAILEELNTITQEQLELPDVPSEPLPEEPPEATPIKNRPKPELVAAS, encoded by the exons ATGGGGAACCTGTTCGGACGGAAGCGGCGCAGCCGCGTCACGGAGCAGGACAAGGCCGTGCTG CAATTGAAGCAGCAGCGGGATAAACTGCGGCAGTACCAGAAACGGATCAGCCTGGGCCTGGAGCGGGAGCGGGAGCTCGCCCGGCAGCTGCTGAAGGATGGCAAGAAGGA AAAAGCTATGCTCTTGTTGAAGAAGAAGCGTtaccaggagcagctgctggataAGACAGACAACCAGATCAGCAACCTGGAGCGGATG GTCCAGGATATCGAGTTCACCCAGATCGAAATGAAGGTCATTGAGGGCCTGAAAATAGGCAACGAGTGTCTGAACAAAATGCACCAG GTTATGTCAATAGAAGAAGTGGAAAGAATAATAGGTGAAACCCAGGATGCTGTGGAGTACCAGAGG CAAATAGATGAGATACTGGCTGGGAGCCTGACTGAGGAAGATGAAGATGCCATTCTAGAGGAATTAAACACTATCACTCAG gAACAGTTGGAGCTTCCAGACGTTCCTTCTGAGCCGCTCCCGGAGGAGCCCCCAG AAGCAACACCCATCAAGAACAGGCCAAAACCAGAGCTGGTGGCAGCATCTTAA